A part of Streptomyces sp. NBC_01235 genomic DNA contains:
- a CDS encoding SDR family NAD(P)-dependent oxidoreductase produces MTTLTDAVVVVTGGATGIGLALAREAAARGARVMIADVEDASAAVESLQANGGAADWLRTDTSDYSQVKRLTEATVERFGAVNVVCNNAGIGVAGALQDVDPGEAKRLFDVNVLGMFHVVHAFAPLLKDAAARGGPAYILNTGSEHSLGVPPHVMPMSTYTASKYAALGLTDTARRDLKDFGVGVSLLAPGWVRTERVSALVAADPHAAAAIEPFAQESAEVAGMAFDGLLKGTAVIATNPHSRAFAMEHARDLMADIQALPLLDGPDGHAHDGTGDASQCPFSQG; encoded by the coding sequence ATGACCACTCTGACGGATGCCGTCGTCGTTGTGACCGGCGGTGCCACCGGCATCGGACTGGCCCTCGCCCGCGAAGCCGCGGCCCGCGGCGCCCGGGTGATGATCGCCGATGTGGAGGACGCGAGCGCGGCGGTGGAGAGTCTGCAGGCCAACGGCGGCGCAGCGGACTGGCTGCGGACCGACACCTCGGACTACTCGCAGGTCAAAAGGTTGACTGAGGCCACCGTCGAGCGGTTCGGTGCTGTCAACGTGGTGTGCAACAACGCCGGCATCGGTGTGGCCGGTGCACTCCAGGACGTGGACCCGGGCGAGGCGAAACGTCTCTTCGACGTCAATGTGCTGGGCATGTTCCACGTCGTCCACGCCTTCGCACCGCTGCTGAAGGACGCTGCCGCGCGAGGCGGACCGGCGTACATCCTGAATACCGGTTCCGAGCACTCTCTTGGCGTTCCACCCCACGTGATGCCCATGAGTACGTACACCGCGTCGAAGTACGCCGCGCTCGGCCTCACCGACACGGCACGCCGCGACCTGAAGGACTTCGGCGTCGGCGTCTCCCTCCTCGCCCCCGGCTGGGTCCGCACCGAAAGGGTCAGCGCGCTCGTCGCCGCCGATCCGCATGCGGCCGCCGCCATCGAACCGTTCGCCCAGGAGTCCGCCGAGGTGGCCGGCATGGCCTTCGACGGCCTGCTGAAGGGCACGGCGGTCATCGCCACCAACCCGCACAGCCGTGCCTTCGCCATGGAGCACGCGCGTGATCTCATGGCCGACATCCAGGCTCTTCCCCTCCTGGACGGTCCGGACGGCCACGCTCACGACGGCACGGGCGACGCGTCCCAGTGCCCCTTCTCCCAGGGCTGA
- a CDS encoding cytochrome P450 has translation MSTDTIAPAIPDLSDPATFASGVPHQTFDAVRQMPGLYWQPAKAGTLNGGFWCITRHADIVEIERNPEVFSSQWGPFFPTLPAPHPEFSHNIMYNDPPVHSRLRRAAARSFGPRVIANFDTWVREIVVEVLEDITARGEVNWVGDVAAIVPSRVIARVIGVPHQDRQRIVDWTLTIFDAAEQPNGGESILALLPDVHAYLEQLRTDKLRDPQDDFATVLAQCAERGEITDPEYLHYLTLLLIAGFETTHTVIAQSIRLILEDPQIADATDRAIAAGNLDGLVDEFLRYVTPAMNMARTVTRDIDFHGTQMRKGDLVQMFFTAANRDPAVFADPHRFEPLRTANEHMAFGNGPHHCIGKNLAKLELKILFEEMHRRGVSIALNGEPRRGWSTFINKLLSLPIVVTAADRREARS, from the coding sequence CCCCATCAGACCTTCGATGCGGTCAGGCAGATGCCCGGGCTGTACTGGCAGCCGGCGAAGGCAGGCACGCTCAACGGCGGTTTCTGGTGCATCACCCGGCACGCCGACATCGTCGAGATCGAACGGAACCCTGAGGTCTTCAGTTCCCAGTGGGGTCCCTTCTTCCCGACGCTTCCCGCGCCGCATCCCGAGTTCAGCCACAACATCATGTACAACGACCCGCCGGTCCACAGCCGGCTGCGGCGGGCCGCCGCCCGTTCGTTCGGACCGCGGGTCATCGCGAACTTCGACACCTGGGTCCGCGAGATCGTCGTGGAGGTACTGGAGGACATCACCGCCCGCGGCGAGGTCAACTGGGTGGGCGACGTAGCGGCCATCGTCCCGTCCCGCGTCATCGCACGGGTGATCGGCGTGCCGCACCAGGACCGCCAGCGCATCGTGGACTGGACCCTGACGATCTTCGACGCCGCGGAGCAGCCCAACGGCGGCGAGTCGATACTGGCGCTGCTTCCGGACGTCCACGCGTACCTGGAACAACTGCGAACGGACAAGCTGCGAGACCCCCAGGACGACTTCGCCACCGTGCTCGCCCAGTGCGCCGAGCGCGGTGAGATCACTGATCCGGAGTACCTGCACTACCTCACCCTGCTCCTCATCGCCGGATTCGAGACGACTCACACGGTCATAGCCCAGTCGATACGGCTGATCCTGGAGGACCCGCAGATCGCCGATGCCACCGACCGGGCCATCGCCGCCGGCAACCTGGACGGGCTGGTCGACGAGTTCCTGCGGTACGTCACCCCGGCCATGAACATGGCTCGCACGGTGACCCGTGACATCGACTTCCACGGCACGCAGATGCGCAAGGGCGACCTGGTGCAGATGTTCTTCACCGCCGCCAACCGTGACCCGGCCGTCTTCGCCGACCCGCACCGCTTCGAGCCGCTGCGGACCGCGAACGAGCACATGGCGTTCGGCAACGGTCCGCACCACTGCATCGGCAAGAACCTTGCCAAGCTCGAACTCAAGATCCTCTTTGAGGAGATGCACCGTCGCGGTGTCTCCATCGCCCTGAACGGTGAGCCCAGGCGGGGTTGGAGCACCTTCATCAACAAGCTGCTGTCGCTGCCCATCGTCGTCACCGCGGCGGACCGGCGGGAGGCCCGCTCATGA